From one Trachemys scripta elegans isolate TJP31775 chromosome 14, CAS_Tse_1.0, whole genome shotgun sequence genomic stretch:
- the LOC117887204 gene encoding zinc finger protein 239-like, with the protein MSENNEENQQQEVPGKVEPQGRFLRRAEGIFSQCLEQGKAWGNRHRSERHLGNHPRKKVDESIQYGGGCTNPKKTTAQQTNHKEEKPYKCLDCGKRFSWSTNLLTHWRTHTGEKSYKCLDCGKSFSEKSYLITHQRVHTGERPYKCLECEKRFSQRSYLITHQRLHTGERPYKCLECGKRFIENSSHTKHGRIHTGERPYKCLECGKRFSLKSALNAHQRIHTGEKPYKCLDCGKSFAHNSGLIAHQRIHTAEKPYRCLDCGKNFSHKSNLTRHWRIHTGERPC; encoded by the exons ATGAGTGAGAACAATGAGGAGAATCAACAGCAGGAAGTTCCTGGGAAAGTGGAACCACAGGGGAGGTTTTTGAGAAGAGCTGAAGGGATTTTTTCCCAGTGCTTGGAACAGGGGAAAGCCTGGGGAAATCGTCACAGGTCAGAGAGGCACCTGGGAAACCATCCAAGGAAGAAAGTGGATGAATCCATTCAATATGGGGGAGGATGCACAAATCCCAAGAAAACCACAGCCCAGCAGACAAATCACAAGGAAGAGAAACCCTACAAATGCCTTGACTGTGGGAAAAGGTTCAGTTGGAGTACAAACCTTCTTACACATtggagaacccacacaggagaaaaATCCTATAAGtgcctggactgtgggaaaagcttcagtgagAAGTCATACCTTATTACGCACCAGAGAGTGCACACAGGAGAGCgaccctataaatgccttgagtgtgaGAAAAGATTTAGTCAGAGGTCATACCTTATTACACACCAGAGActgcacacaggagagagaccctataaatgccttgagtgtggaaaaagatttattgaaaattcaTCCCATACTAAAcatgggagaatccacacaggagaaagaccctataaatgtcttgagtgtgggaaaagattCAGTTTGAAATCAGCCCTTAATgcacaccagagaatccacacaggagagaaaccctataaatgcctggactgtgggaaaagttttgcTCACAATTCAGGCCTTATTGCAC atcagagaaTACACACAGCAGAGAAGCCCTATagatgcttggactgtgggaaaaattTCAGCCACAAATCAAACCTTACTAGACAttggagaatccacacaggagaaagaccatGTTaa